Proteins encoded by one window of Enterococcus faecalis:
- a CDS encoding 16S rRNA pseudouridine(516) synthase, whose amino-acid sequence MRLDKLLEELQFGSRKTVKRIIRGKQVTVDGIVTLNESQNVDAQLQMIKVKGQLISHKTHVYYMLNKPKGVVSAVSDASKKTVIDLIAPQDRRPGLYPVGRLDGDTEGLLLLTDNGQLGYQLIRPNKEVAKCYEVKVNGLVSAEDCAKFKDGIVLQGGIQCKPAKITVLAATETESHVFLTIQEGKFHQVKKMFLSVGKKVTALKRQTMGPLRLDPQLPLGAYRSLTREELQLLLPYFFIEKQQTSKALPSNLKREEERK is encoded by the coding sequence ATGCGATTAGATAAATTACTAGAAGAACTTCAGTTTGGATCACGCAAAACGGTGAAACGAATAATCAGAGGCAAGCAGGTCACTGTGGATGGCATCGTGACATTAAATGAAAGCCAAAATGTCGATGCGCAATTACAAATGATTAAAGTAAAAGGACAATTAATTTCGCATAAGACACATGTGTACTATATGTTGAATAAGCCAAAAGGTGTGGTTAGCGCTGTCTCAGATGCATCTAAAAAAACAGTTATTGATTTGATTGCGCCACAAGACAGACGCCCTGGTCTTTATCCAGTGGGCAGACTCGATGGCGATACAGAAGGGTTACTTCTATTAACAGATAATGGACAATTAGGGTATCAATTAATTCGGCCAAATAAAGAAGTAGCGAAATGTTATGAAGTGAAAGTCAATGGTTTGGTCTCTGCAGAAGATTGTGCTAAATTTAAAGATGGGATTGTTTTGCAAGGAGGCATTCAATGTAAGCCAGCAAAAATAACTGTTCTTGCAGCGACTGAAACGGAGAGTCATGTTTTCCTGACTATTCAAGAAGGAAAATTTCACCAAGTGAAAAAAATGTTTTTATCCGTGGGAAAAAAAGTGACTGCTTTAAAACGCCAAACTATGGGGCCGTTGCGGCTAGATCCGCAATTACCTTTAGGTGCTTATCGTTCATTAACAAGAGAAGAGTTACAATTGCTATTGCCTTATTTTTTTATTGAAAAACAACAAACAAGCAAAGCGTTACCGAGTAATTTGAAAAGAGAAGAGGAACGGAAATGA
- a CDS encoding YjjG family noncanonical pyrimidine nucleotidase, whose product MKTLLFDVDDTLLDFKLAEKKALHALFEEENVPFTSEVESTYHRINQGLWRSFEEGKITKDVLLDTRFGLLFDAFNREVDSVKMGENYREYLSQGHDLLGNSQRILEKLAPHYDLYIVTNGVAKTQYRRLEDSKLMPYFKDIFVSEEVGYQKPMKEYFDFVFERIPNFSREKTMIIGDSLHSDIQGGQQAKIQTVWLNPTSAPATPTIQPNYTIQQLDELLPILGH is encoded by the coding sequence ATGAAAACATTGCTTTTTGATGTTGATGATACATTGTTAGATTTTAAATTGGCTGAAAAGAAGGCTCTTCATGCCTTGTTTGAAGAAGAAAATGTACCATTTACATCTGAAGTCGAGTCAACATACCACCGAATTAATCAAGGATTATGGCGTTCATTTGAAGAAGGGAAAATAACAAAAGATGTTCTCCTTGATACACGGTTTGGTTTATTGTTTGACGCGTTTAATCGAGAAGTTGATAGCGTTAAAATGGGAGAAAACTACCGAGAATATTTAAGCCAAGGACATGACTTGCTTGGCAATAGTCAACGTATTTTGGAAAAATTAGCACCCCATTATGATTTATATATTGTGACAAACGGAGTGGCAAAAACACAGTATCGTCGATTGGAAGATTCGAAATTAATGCCTTATTTTAAAGATATTTTTGTTTCAGAAGAAGTGGGTTATCAAAAACCGATGAAAGAGTATTTTGATTTTGTTTTTGAACGGATTCCTAATTTTAGTAGAGAAAAAACAATGATTATTGGCGATTCTTTGCATTCAGATATTCAAGGAGGCCAACAAGCGAAAATTCAAACTGTTTGGCTCAATCCGACCTCCGCTCCAGCAACACCAACAATTCAACCCAATTATACGATTCAACAGCTAGATGAGTTGTTACCAATTCTTGGGCATTAA
- a CDS encoding GNAT family N-acetyltransferase, translating into MIKKVKKEALTTAHYALLYEADPSKKMVADYITRGICFDYQTEELQGILVLLPTHPRTLEIVNIAVSEESRGRGIGQELLHFAIDFAKKEKYDYLEIGTGSTGFQQLYLYQKVGFRMTHIEPDFFIHHYDEPIMENGLPLKDMVRLRLHLS; encoded by the coding sequence ATGATTAAAAAAGTCAAAAAAGAAGCTCTTACAACTGCGCATTACGCTCTTCTTTATGAGGCAGATCCCTCAAAAAAAATGGTGGCAGATTACATTACCCGCGGCATTTGCTTTGACTATCAGACTGAAGAACTTCAAGGAATTTTAGTCCTGTTGCCGACTCACCCACGGACATTGGAAATCGTAAACATCGCTGTCTCAGAAGAAAGCCGAGGGCGGGGCATCGGACAAGAGTTATTACATTTTGCCATTGATTTTGCCAAAAAAGAAAAGTATGATTACTTGGAGATTGGGACTGGGAGCACAGGCTTTCAACAGCTATATCTCTACCAAAAAGTCGGTTTTCGAATGACACATATTGAACCAGATTTTTTTATCCATCATTATGATGAGCCCATTATGGAAAATGGCTTGCCTTTAAAAGATATGGTTCGCTTACGGTTACATTTAAGTTAA
- the udk gene encoding uridine kinase, whose protein sequence is MKDSQPIIIGVTGGSGSGKTSVSRAIFNNFPDHSIMMLEQDSYYKDQSHLSFEERLNTNYDHPFAFDTDLLIQHVEQLLNYQAIEKPVYDYVAHTRSTETVIQEPKEVIILEGILILEDRRLRDLMDIKVYVDTDDDIRIIRRIKRDMEERGRTLDSVIEQYLTVVKPMYHQFIEPTKRYADIIVPEGGENHVAIDLINTKVDSILTKM, encoded by the coding sequence ATGAAAGATAGTCAGCCAATTATCATTGGTGTTACTGGCGGATCAGGAAGCGGAAAAACCAGTGTTAGCCGTGCGATTTTTAATAATTTTCCCGATCATTCAATTATGATGTTAGAACAGGATTCTTATTATAAAGATCAGAGCCATTTGAGTTTTGAAGAACGTTTAAATACCAATTATGATCATCCTTTTGCGTTTGATACAGATTTATTGATTCAACATGTTGAACAACTGTTAAATTATCAAGCCATTGAAAAGCCAGTTTATGACTACGTTGCGCATACAAGAAGTACAGAAACGGTGATCCAAGAACCGAAAGAAGTAATTATTCTTGAAGGGATTTTAATTTTAGAAGATCGCCGCTTAAGGGATTTAATGGATATTAAAGTGTATGTGGATACAGATGATGACATCCGTATTATTCGTCGAATCAAGCGTGATATGGAAGAACGTGGCCGTACTTTGGATTCTGTGATTGAACAATATTTGACAGTCGTCAAGCCCATGTATCACCAATTTATTGAACCTACGAAACGTTATGCAGATATCATTGTGCCAGAAGGTGGCGAAAACCACGTCGCTATTGATTTAATTAATACAAAAGTGGATAGTATTTTAACAAAAATGTAA
- a CDS encoding type II toxin-antitoxin system PemK/MazF family toxin, with product MIKRGEVFYANLSPVVGSEQGGIRPVLIIQNNKGNLFSPTLIVAPITRNVSKRLQPTQVLIEIPHNECRTPSLILLEQIRTLDKERMLHKVCQLSREEMEQVNQALKVSVGIR from the coding sequence ATGATAAAAAGAGGTGAGGTTTTTTATGCGAATCTCTCACCAGTTGTTGGTTCTGAACAAGGTGGGATTCGACCTGTCCTGATTATTCAAAATAACAAAGGTAACTTATTTAGTCCAACGTTGATTGTTGCACCGATTACCCGTAACGTAAGCAAGCGGCTGCAACCAACGCAAGTCCTCATCGAAATTCCCCATAACGAGTGCAGGACGCCATCACTTATTTTGTTAGAACAAATTCGAACATTGGATAAAGAACGAATGCTACACAAGGTTTGTCAACTTTCTCGTGAAGAGATGGAACAGGTCAATCAAGCTTTAAAAGTTAGCGTTGGTATCCGTTAA
- a CDS encoding Gfo/Idh/MocA family protein: MDKIRYGIMSTAQIVPRFVSGLRESAQAEVRGIASRRLENAQKMSKELAIPVAYGSYEELCKDETIDIIYIPTYNQGHYSAAKLALSQGKPVLLEKPFTLNAAEAEELFAIAQEQGVFLMEAQKSVFLPITQKVKATIQEGRLGEILWVQSVTAYPNVDHIPWFYSREAGGGALHGSGSYPLQYLQYVLGKEIQAVTGTATYQQGATDSQCNLALKFAEGTLGNIFINVGLKIPSEMTICGTKGQIVIPNFWKTDCAYYTDAQGNTVKWSEQFTSEFTYEINHVNQCLQDKKLTSPVMTKELTIATVKIVESFYQEWFDNE, from the coding sequence ATGGATAAAATTCGTTATGGAATTATGAGTACTGCCCAAATTGTCCCAAGATTTGTATCAGGGCTTCGAGAAAGCGCGCAAGCTGAAGTGCGCGGGATTGCATCAAGGCGTTTAGAGAATGCTCAAAAAATGTCTAAAGAATTAGCGATTCCGGTGGCTTATGGCAGTTATGAAGAGTTATGTAAGGATGAAACAATTGATATTATTTATATTCCCACCTACAATCAAGGACATTACTCAGCAGCTAAGCTTGCGTTATCACAAGGAAAACCCGTCCTACTGGAAAAACCATTTACATTAAATGCTGCTGAAGCAGAAGAACTCTTCGCAATCGCACAGGAGCAAGGAGTTTTTCTAATGGAAGCTCAGAAGTCTGTCTTTTTACCAATTACCCAAAAAGTAAAGGCGACAATTCAAGAAGGGAGATTGGGAGAGATTTTATGGGTTCAGTCAGTTACTGCCTATCCCAATGTGGATCATATTCCCTGGTTTTACTCGAGAGAAGCGGGTGGTGGAGCGCTTCATGGCTCAGGAAGTTATCCATTACAATACTTACAATACGTATTAGGGAAAGAGATTCAAGCGGTTACGGGAACCGCAACATATCAGCAAGGAGCGACGGATAGTCAATGTAATTTAGCTTTGAAATTTGCTGAAGGGACGCTGGGCAATATTTTTATTAATGTTGGTTTAAAGATACCTAGTGAAATGACCATTTGTGGTACAAAAGGGCAAATCGTTATTCCTAATTTCTGGAAAACAGATTGTGCTTATTATACAGATGCTCAAGGCAACACTGTCAAATGGTCTGAACAATTTACTAGTGAATTTACGTATGAAATCAATCATGTGAATCAATGTTTACAAGACAAAAAGTTAACTAGCCCCGTAATGACGAAAGAATTAACGATAGCAACCGTTAAAATTGTTGAAAGTTTTTATCAAGAATGGTTCGATAACGAATAA
- a CDS encoding BglG family transcription antiterminator translates to MTVLLSKRAINILLMLLDLEGSITTQELAENFTVSVRTIKYDLEDIRAWFEQHDETLYSKRNKGIWLDLPDSKRLLLKNEIIDVDRFETYPDQKRRVNVLIFQLLSVKGYLTAQQLADELLVSRNTIVSDLEQVERLLQAYDLTLIRQARQGFTISGEESNVRLLMEFITQKELTEYDIYQIMNYVTKTKGAEKIPKIKFGSGTLFQGCYRSALKKMRNLINPLDQNQFDYAEILSITLRVAIAAARMQMAHTIGTYRVLSQKTRFEQRNEVPLLLLQEVFERYDLPLLADEYFYIYSDLFGTHQRQDMVQLTKQVIESVSKELNYPFVNDRQLFTNLFAHLSLRFTKKHLFINEYNPFSEEIKGKHPALFLAIQSACKQLIQRSVLLVNDSFCAYIALHFLAAQERQQQEAKVVRIVYVCSTGLGVTSLIEQKILEEVPNVELAGFASVLNATEVIQAEKPDLVLSIFPIEEMTYPFIKVSPLLTDTDLSLIREEVDKILLGKRQGKGTARSTKSDVIEKNERIQSQDLLVKAYIIYEELKRMFQTKLLSEYQEAFLLHVLLMTHRITFNKQYEEIPCNREVSHERQEEIRQIECLFAKNELPVNHAEISALLNYLEQPKEEEDGTSNGSTGDHSTKC, encoded by the coding sequence ATGACCGTGTTGTTGTCCAAAAGAGCGATAAATATTTTATTGATGCTTTTGGATTTGGAAGGGAGTATTACCACGCAAGAATTAGCTGAGAACTTTACTGTCAGCGTTCGAACAATTAAGTATGATTTAGAAGATATTCGTGCTTGGTTTGAACAGCACGATGAGACACTTTATTCAAAACGAAATAAGGGAATCTGGCTAGATTTACCTGACTCTAAACGCTTACTGTTAAAAAATGAAATTATCGATGTCGATCGATTTGAAACCTATCCTGATCAAAAAAGACGAGTCAATGTATTGATTTTTCAGTTATTGTCAGTCAAAGGGTACTTAACGGCACAGCAGCTAGCAGATGAATTATTAGTGAGTCGAAACACAATTGTCAGTGATTTGGAACAGGTCGAACGGTTGCTGCAAGCATATGATTTAACCTTAATTCGCCAAGCACGGCAAGGGTTTACAATCAGTGGTGAAGAAAGCAATGTACGCTTACTGATGGAATTTATCACTCAAAAAGAACTTACAGAATACGATATTTACCAAATTATGAACTATGTGACAAAGACAAAAGGGGCTGAAAAAATCCCTAAAATTAAATTTGGGTCAGGGACATTGTTTCAAGGTTGTTATCGTAGTGCATTGAAAAAAATGCGAAATTTAATTAATCCACTCGATCAAAATCAATTTGATTATGCCGAAATATTATCTATTACGTTGAGAGTGGCAATTGCCGCAGCACGTATGCAGATGGCACATACAATTGGGACTTACCGAGTATTATCGCAAAAAACACGCTTTGAACAACGGAACGAAGTACCACTTTTACTTTTACAAGAGGTGTTTGAACGGTATGACTTGCCTTTATTAGCGGATGAATATTTTTATATTTATAGTGATTTATTCGGAACCCATCAACGGCAAGATATGGTTCAATTAACAAAGCAAGTGATTGAAAGCGTTTCAAAAGAGCTGAATTATCCTTTTGTAAATGATCGCCAATTATTTACGAACTTGTTTGCACACCTGTCCTTACGTTTTACAAAGAAACATTTATTTATTAATGAATACAATCCGTTTTCTGAAGAAATCAAAGGAAAACACCCAGCGTTGTTTTTAGCTATTCAAAGTGCCTGTAAACAATTAATTCAACGTTCTGTTTTGTTAGTCAACGATTCTTTCTGCGCATATATTGCGTTGCATTTTTTGGCAGCTCAGGAACGACAACAGCAGGAAGCTAAAGTTGTTAGGATTGTGTATGTTTGCTCGACGGGCTTAGGTGTGACCAGTTTAATTGAACAAAAAATTTTAGAGGAAGTACCAAACGTTGAACTCGCAGGATTTGCTTCTGTTTTAAATGCAACTGAAGTGATTCAAGCAGAAAAGCCCGATTTGGTATTGAGTATTTTCCCAATTGAAGAAATGACATACCCATTTATTAAAGTTAGTCCATTGTTGACGGACACAGACTTAAGTTTGATTCGGGAAGAGGTCGATAAAATTTTATTAGGGAAACGTCAAGGAAAAGGTACCGCTCGCTCCACGAAATCTGATGTAATTGAAAAAAATGAACGGATACAAAGCCAAGATTTATTAGTAAAAGCGTATATTATTTATGAAGAGTTAAAACGAATGTTTCAAACAAAGTTACTGAGCGAATATCAAGAAGCCTTTTTACTTCACGTTTTATTAATGACACATCGGATTACGTTTAATAAACAATACGAAGAGATTCCTTGTAATAGAGAAGTATCTCATGAAAGGCAAGAAGAAATTCGGCAAATTGAATGTTTATTTGCTAAAAATGAGTTACCTGTCAATCATGCTGAAATTTCAGCATTACTTAATTATTTAGAACAACCAAAGGAGGAAGAGGATGGAACTAGCAATGGAAGCACAGGAGATCATTCGACAAAGTGCTGA
- a CDS encoding PRD domain-containing protein: MEAQEIIRQSAEPEKLQSIIKQTSARLAEAQIEPTELQWTILINHLNEMLNRSREGTTLAGVDRTLFTELTPETLKIAQETTEAIGQLSEDEWYVLAVHFEVAKQNN; encoded by the coding sequence ATGGAAGCACAGGAGATCATTCGACAAAGTGCTGAACCAGAAAAGCTACAATCGATTATCAAACAAACCAGTGCGCGATTAGCAGAAGCACAAATTGAACCAACGGAATTACAGTGGACGATTTTGATTAACCATCTCAATGAGATGCTGAATCGTTCAAGAGAAGGAACGACATTAGCTGGTGTTGATCGGACGTTATTTACGGAACTAACACCAGAAACGTTGAAAATTGCACAAGAAACAACAGAAGCAATTGGTCAGTTATCAGAAGATGAATGGTATGTTTTAGCTGTTCATTTTGAAGTTGCTAAACAAAACAATTAA
- a CDS encoding glycine-rich SFCGS family protein has translation MITVVIADRLGKGQNVAKGVEQAGGRAVVVPGMGADMRLGDVMQQEKADLGISFCGSGGAGALTAATKYGYPERHGMRSIEEGVTAINDGKTVLGFGFMDQEELGKRVTEAFIKKHGA, from the coding sequence ATGATTACAGTAGTTATCGCAGATCGTTTAGGAAAAGGACAAAATGTTGCAAAAGGAGTGGAGCAAGCCGGTGGTCGCGCGGTTGTTGTTCCAGGAATGGGCGCTGATATGCGTTTAGGAGATGTGATGCAACAAGAAAAGGCTGATTTAGGCATTTCTTTCTGTGGCAGTGGTGGTGCAGGGGCGTTAACGGCTGCTACTAAATACGGGTATCCCGAAAGACATGGCATGCGATCAATCGAAGAAGGGGTAACAGCAATTAACGATGGGAAAACTGTTCTTGGATTTGGTTTTATGGATCAGGAAGAACTTGGTAAACGAGTAACTGAAGCATTTATTAAGAAACACGGAGCATAG
- a CDS encoding DUF4312 family protein, protein MDATKRSTQTVIVSGKGNKKNEAFASALNDVSKKVLKETTEVLIRIEPKEVTIRQAKEQVYTEKFLFFFFPRKRVIYHVELAVEVEIQAIAVEEVDFLTETIKEPNAVVVPFLSKRGV, encoded by the coding sequence ATGGATGCCACAAAACGGTCAACACAAACCGTGATTGTTTCTGGAAAAGGTAATAAGAAGAATGAAGCTTTTGCAAGTGCATTGAATGATGTTTCAAAAAAAGTATTAAAAGAAACAACAGAGGTCCTCATCCGGATTGAACCGAAAGAAGTAACTATTCGTCAGGCAAAAGAACAAGTTTATACAGAAAAATTTCTGTTCTTCTTCTTTCCTAGAAAGAGAGTGATTTATCATGTCGAACTAGCTGTAGAAGTGGAAATCCAAGCCATTGCAGTCGAAGAAGTTGATTTTTTAACGGAAACAATTAAAGAACCGAACGCAGTAGTAGTTCCGTTTCTTTCAAAAAGAGGCGTATAA
- a CDS encoding DUF4311 domain-containing protein, whose translation MEFVIILLKSLLIGGLLGFAAGAGAARMFHAPQTQGLGAFRTLGEMNAAQGDPASHFSFGLGFFFNAWASAVGAGAFTQDVTHRIVPNWAAAILLVKDKDVTKTMHNPKKMGIVGAFVGMATVAFLNSTAAAIPESLQVTAVAVLVPAATILINTVMPVLFWLAALDAGKRTGFWGTLFGGLSQLVMGNAVPGVVLGILIGKGVDDLGWTRMTRGMLGAIILLFILSGFFRGFDLEMIESFRLSIPQWLNNLHNVFTVK comes from the coding sequence ATGGAATTTGTAATCATTTTGCTGAAGTCATTGCTTATTGGTGGTTTACTAGGTTTTGCAGCTGGCGCAGGCGCTGCTCGGATGTTTCATGCACCACAAACGCAAGGGTTAGGGGCATTTAGAACATTAGGGGAAATGAACGCGGCACAAGGAGATCCAGCATCACACTTTTCTTTTGGTTTAGGTTTTTTCTTTAATGCTTGGGCTTCGGCCGTGGGAGCAGGGGCCTTTACACAAGATGTGACCCACCGGATTGTGCCTAACTGGGCTGCAGCAATTTTATTGGTAAAGGATAAAGATGTCACTAAAACGATGCATAATCCCAAAAAAATGGGGATTGTCGGGGCCTTTGTAGGAATGGCGACTGTGGCTTTCTTAAATAGTACAGCTGCAGCAATTCCAGAATCGCTACAAGTAACAGCAGTTGCGGTGTTGGTACCTGCAGCAACGATTTTAATCAATACTGTGATGCCCGTTTTATTCTGGCTAGCGGCTTTAGATGCAGGAAAACGGACGGGTTTCTGGGGAACATTGTTTGGCGGATTATCTCAATTAGTCATGGGCAATGCTGTCCCAGGAGTTGTATTAGGGATCTTAATCGGTAAAGGTGTCGATGATTTAGGGTGGACCCGAATGACACGCGGCATGCTTGGTGCCATTATCTTATTATTTATTTTAAGTGGCTTCTTCCGAGGGTTCGACTTAGAAATGATCGAAAGTTTCCGCTTGTCTATTCCTCAATGGTTAAATAATTTACACAATGTCTTCACCGTTAAATAG
- a CDS encoding DUF4310 family protein — translation MEQQEKNEWAQQEQEIQEGLKGKSFWYADWGFPILVGIMSAAIFAGTHMYVVYGVGAFNEVSIVAMLKAGLDGGSYGAAAAFGASFLFARILEGSLIGILDLGGSILTGIGIGVPAIFLSMGIKAPVENFGLALLTGALLGLAVGGVIVLIRKFTINQGNSTFGADVMMGAGNASGRFLGPLIILSAAGASIPIGIGATLGALGFYIWKKPIAGGAILGAMIFGAIFPVSL, via the coding sequence ATGGAACAGCAAGAAAAAAATGAATGGGCACAACAAGAACAAGAAATTCAAGAAGGTTTAAAAGGCAAAAGTTTTTGGTATGCTGATTGGGGCTTTCCGATTTTAGTCGGGATTATGTCAGCGGCAATTTTTGCAGGAACACATATGTATGTAGTTTATGGTGTGGGCGCCTTTAATGAAGTTTCAATTGTTGCGATGCTAAAAGCTGGTTTAGATGGTGGTTCTTATGGCGCTGCCGCAGCATTTGGTGCAAGTTTCCTGTTTGCACGAATTTTAGAAGGTTCTTTAATCGGGATTTTAGATTTAGGTGGCTCAATTTTAACGGGGATCGGGATTGGCGTACCTGCAATTTTCCTCAGCATGGGTATTAAAGCACCTGTAGAAAACTTTGGCTTAGCACTTTTAACAGGTGCGCTACTAGGGTTAGCAGTTGGTGGCGTAATTGTGTTGATTCGGAAATTTACTATCAATCAAGGAAATTCCACTTTTGGTGCGGATGTGATGATGGGGGCTGGTAATGCCTCAGGACGTTTCTTAGGCCCGTTAATTATTTTGAGTGCGGCGGGTGCTTCGATTCCTATTGGGATTGGTGCCACATTAGGCGCTTTAGGTTTTTACATTTGGAAAAAACCAATCGCTGGGGGCGCAATTTTAGGCGCAATGATTTTTGGTGCAATATTCCCGGTTTCTTTATAA
- a CDS encoding PTS sugar transporter subunit IIC, producing MNGFVQWMEVKLMPIANKFGSQRHMTAIRKGLIATMPLTIVGSFFTIFQNIPIEAYTKLIEPYQAILDIPSRYTMGLLALYATFGIASSLAKSYKLDSLTCGILALMAFLVTAAPPTRVFEDVDNVITAGRYINLANLGSASLFGAIVTALLSVEIYRFFIEKDIMIKMPDGVPPEVSNSFIALIPGAVILLLFWVIRHVIGFDLNGFLSTLLMPLKGILAGNSLFGGLLTVFLICFFWVLGIHGPAIMGPVIRPFWDMSIAENLEAFTNGANVHQLPNIFTEQFLQWFIWIGGAGTTLSLVVLMMFSKSTYLKSLGRLSFLPGLFNINEPVIFGTPIVMNPILGIPFIVAPLITTTLSYFLTVANIIPMMAARLAFAIPAPIAAWMSTNWSFSAAVLVIVNFLITMAIYYPFFKVYEKQQLDKEAEELAAEQAAKN from the coding sequence ATGAATGGTTTTGTACAGTGGATGGAAGTTAAGTTAATGCCGATTGCGAATAAATTTGGTTCGCAACGCCATATGACAGCGATTAGAAAAGGATTAATTGCAACGATGCCTTTAACAATTGTGGGCTCATTCTTTACAATTTTTCAAAATATTCCAATTGAGGCATACACAAAATTGATTGAACCTTATCAAGCAATTTTAGATATTCCTTCCCGCTATACGATGGGGTTACTTGCACTTTATGCAACATTTGGGATTGCTTCATCATTGGCCAAAAGTTATAAGCTTGACTCTTTGACGTGCGGAATTTTAGCATTAATGGCCTTTTTAGTAACAGCGGCACCACCAACACGTGTCTTTGAAGATGTTGACAACGTCATTACAGCAGGGCGCTATATTAATTTAGCAAATTTAGGTTCAGCTTCTTTATTTGGTGCGATTGTAACAGCGCTGTTATCTGTTGAAATTTATCGCTTCTTTATTGAAAAAGATATTATGATTAAGATGCCAGATGGCGTACCGCCTGAAGTGTCAAATTCATTTATTGCGTTAATTCCAGGAGCAGTTATTCTTTTATTATTCTGGGTTATTCGCCACGTAATTGGTTTTGATTTGAATGGTTTCTTGAGTACGTTATTAATGCCACTTAAAGGTATCCTTGCTGGTAACAGTTTATTTGGCGGCTTACTAACAGTCTTCTTAATCTGTTTCTTCTGGGTTTTAGGGATTCATGGTCCAGCGATTATGGGCCCAGTTATTCGTCCTTTCTGGGATATGTCGATTGCAGAAAACCTTGAAGCTTTTACCAATGGTGCAAACGTTCATCAGTTACCTAATATTTTTACAGAACAGTTTTTACAATGGTTTATCTGGATTGGTGGCGCTGGAACTACGCTTTCTTTAGTTGTTTTAATGATGTTTTCTAAATCAACGTATCTGAAAAGTCTTGGCCGTTTATCGTTCTTACCAGGCTTGTTTAATATTAATGAACCAGTTATTTTCGGAACGCCGATCGTAATGAATCCTATTTTAGGTATTCCGTTTATCGTGGCACCGTTAATTACCACAACGTTATCTTATTTCTTAACAGTCGCTAATATAATTCCGATGATGGCTGCACGCTTAGCGTTTGCAATTCCAGCACCAATTGCTGCTTGGATGAGTACCAATTGGAGTTTCTCGGCCGCAGTATTAGTGATTGTTAACTTCTTAATTACAATGGCTATCTACTATCCATTTTTCAAAGTTTATGAAAAACAACAATTGGATAAAGAAGCAGAAGAATTAGCAGCTGAACAAGCAGCGAAAAATTAA